Part of the Brevibacillus brevis genome is shown below.
ATTTCGCCTTCGTGGATGCCCTCGCCGAGCTCCGGGAGTCTGAATGTAAAACGACTCACGATATCTCCTCCTTATAAACAGTTCGCCGTATTTTTACCTAAAATTGCCAAAAGAAGGCGGAAAGCTCTCATCTTTCCGCCGATTATGTCAGCTTCTTATTAGAAGTCCAAAACTTGAGTCAAGCCATCTACGACGCGTTTTACATCCGGAAGCCAGATGTCTTCCGCCTGTGCAAACGGATAGACGGTATCCGGCGCGGTGATGCGCAGAACCGGCGCTTCCAGGTGAAGAATCGCACGCTCGTTGATTTGCGCGATGATTTCCGCAGCGACACCGGACGTTCTTTGCGCTTCCTGAACGACGATCGCACGGTTGGTTTTCTTCACGGATTCGACGATGGTGTCGATGTCCAGCGGGCTGATCGTACGCAGGTCGATCACTTCCACCTTCGCTCCGCGAGCTTTTTCGATTTCTTCCGCCGCTTTCAGGCTTGTGTGCACCATTGCGCCGTACGTGATGATGGTAGCATCCGTACCTTCTTTCACTACGTTGGCCTTGCCGAGCGGAATGGTGTATTCGCCTTCTGGCACTTCTTGACGGAAGGAGCGGTACAGCTTCATATGCTCCAGGAACACGACCGGATCGTTGTCGCGAATCGCGGAGATCAAGAGTCCTTTTGCATCATACGGGTTGGAAGGGATGACGACCTTCAGACCCGGCGTTTGCAGCATCAGACCTTCCAGAGAGTCAGCGTGCAGCTCAGGCGTCTTTACGCCGCCACCGAATGGCGAACGGAACGTGACCGGGCTGTGAAAGCGACCGCCGGAACGATAGCGCATGCGAGTCGCTTGGGAAGCGATCGCATCGAAGGTTTCGAATACGAACCCGAAGAACTGGATTTCCGCTACAGGGCGGAAGCCGTTGATCGAGAGACCAACAGCCAAACCGCCGATACCGGACTCAGCCAGCGGGGTATCAAATACGCGCTGCTCGCCGAATTCAGCCTGCAGCCCTTCCGTCGCACGGAACACCCCGCCGTTTTTCCCTACGTCTTCCCCAAAGACAAGCACGGTCTCGTCGCGTTTCAAC
Proteins encoded:
- a CDS encoding alpha-ketoacid dehydrogenase subunit beta, coding for MAQMTMVQAITDAMRVELKRDETVLVFGEDVGKNGGVFRATEGLQAEFGEQRVFDTPLAESGIGGLAVGLSINGFRPVAEIQFFGFVFETFDAIASQATRMRYRSGGRFHSPVTFRSPFGGGVKTPELHADSLEGLMLQTPGLKVVIPSNPYDAKGLLISAIRDNDPVVFLEHMKLYRSFRQEVPEGEYTIPLGKANVVKEGTDATIITYGAMVHTSLKAAEEIEKARGAKVEVIDLRTISPLDIDTIVESVKKTNRAIVVQEAQRTSGVAAEIIAQINERAILHLEAPVLRITAPDTVYPFAQAEDIWLPDVKRVVDGLTQVLDF